In Bacteroidota bacterium, the genomic stretch AAGGATAAGTTTTGCATTGTGTGCCGAAAAGATTTGGGTCTTTAAAATCTATGTGTAGGTAGTGATGGAGATTGTAAAAGTACCAAATGTGTGTTGCAAAACCCCTGAAACAAGGAAAATATTGTATTCACTAAAAAAAGATGAATTAGAAAACATTAAAATTGAAAAATCATACTAATTTTTTATCCGCAACTTTAATAGAAACTGCAAAAAACAAGTATATTTGTATGTCTTATTGAAAGCTTAAGCAGGATACAAATAATAGAAATTATAATGTATGGCAAAAAAGAACAAAATCGGAACAGGCGAATCTTTAGAAAAACAACTTTGGAAATCGGCTGACAAATTGAGAAAAAACATTGATGCAGCAGAATACAAACATATTGTTCTTGGACTGATATTTCTAAAATACATCTCTGATGCTTTCGAAGAACTCTTTGAAAAACTAAAAACAGGAGAGGGTGAATATGCTGGTGCCGACCCCGAAGACAAAGACGAATATAAAGCTGAAAATGTATTCTTTGTACCTCCTAGTGCTAGATGGAGTTTTTTGCAAAGCCATGCTAAACAAACAACTATTGGAAAAACTGTTGATGAATCGATGGATGCTATTGAACGTAAAAATCCATCTTTGAAAGGCGTTTTACCAAAAGTATATGCAAGACAAAATCTTGACCCAACAAGTTTAGGAGAACTTATTGATATGATTGGAAACATTGCTTTGGGCGATGCCAAATCGAGAAGTGCCGATATTCTCGGTCACGTTTTCGAATATTTCTTGGGAGAATTTGCACTTGCTGAAGGCAAGAAGGGAGGACAGTTCTACACACCAAGAAGTGTTGTAGAATTATTGGTTGAAATGCTGGAGCCATACAAAGGACGAGTTTTTGATCCTTGCTGTGGTTCTGGTGGAATGTTTGTACAATCAGAAAAGTTTGTAGAAGAACACAAAGGAAAGATAAATGACATTTCTATCTACGGACAGGAAAGCAACCAAACAACCTGGCGACTTGCAAAAATGAATCTCGCTATTCGTGGAATTGACAGTTCACAAGTAAAATGGAACAACGAAGGCTCATTTTTAAACAATGCACACAAAGACCTGAAAACAGATTACATAATTGCAAATCCTCCATTTAATGTTAGCGATTGGAGTGGTAATTTACTACGCAAAGATGGACGCTGGCAATATGGGGCGCCACCAACTGGAAACGCCAATTATGCGTGGATACAACATTTTATGTATCATCTTGCACCAAGCGGACAAGCTGGTTTTGTTTTGGCAAAAGGCTCTTTAACTTCTAAAACTTCTGGCGAAGGAGATATTAGAAAAAACTTAATTGAAGAAGGATTGGTTGATTGTATTGTTAATCTTCCGGCCAAACTGTTTTTAAATACTCAAATTCCTGCTTCCTTATGGTTTATGAGTCGTAACCGAAGCAACGGAAAATTCAGAGATCGAAGCAAAGAGATACTTTTCATAGACGCCAGAAACATGGGACATCTGATAAATCGCAGAACTCGTGAACTTTCAAATGAAGATATTCAACTTATTGCCAACACATATCACAACTGGCGAAACCCGAATAGTGATTACGAAGATGTAAAAGGTTTTTGCAATGCTGCAAGTATTGAGCGAGTAAAAGAATTGGATTATGTTTTAACTCCCGGGCGATATGTTGGTTTGGCTGACTAGGAAGACGACTTTGATTTTAATGAACGATTTACCAGTTTAAAAGTAGAGTTTGAAGAACAACTTAAAGAGGAAGCCACTTTAAACGAACGTATTGAAGAAAACCTTGCTAAAATTGAACTGAAAGATGAGTAATAAAAATGAAATAATATTATATCAACCCGATGATTTATCAACCAAACTGGAAGTTAGAGTTGAAGAAGATACTATATGGCTGACGCAGGTACAAATTGTAACTCTTTTTGATAGTAGTAAAGCAAATATAAGCGAACACATAAAGCATATTTTTCAAACTAATGAACTTGAAGAAAATCCAACTGTTCGGAAAATCCGAACAGTTCAAAAAGAGGGCAACAGAACGGTTTCAAGAGATTTAATTCACTACAATCTGGATATGATTATTTCAATTGGGTACAGGGTAAACTCTATACGTGGTACACAATTTAGAATTTGGGCAAACAAAGTACTAAAAGATTATTTGCTAAAAGGATATTCATTAAACAAACGGATGAACCGAATTGAAGAAAGCGTTAATTCCCTTGTGAAAAAAGTTGATGTTATTGATTTGCAAATAAATACAAACTTACCACCAAAGCAAGGAATTTTCTACGATGGACAAGTTTTTGATGCCTATGTGTTTGTCGCCGACCTTATAAAATCAGCCAAACAATCTATTCTCTTAATTGATAATTATATTGATGAATCTGTTTTACAAGTTTTTACCAAACGCAAACAAAATGTATCTGTAAATATTTACACCAAAAACATTACAAAAATTCTAAAACAAGATTTAGAAAAGCACAACAAACAACACCCAAAGATTCAAATAAAGAAATTTACCAAAGCCCACGACCGCTTTTTAATAATTGACAAAACCACTGTTTACCACTTTG encodes the following:
- a CDS encoding DNA-binding protein → MSNKNEIILYQPDDLSTKLEVRVEEDTIWLTQVQIVTLFDSSKANISEHIKHIFQTNELEENPTVRKIRTVQKEGNRTVSRDLIHYNLDMIISIGYRVNSIRGTQFRIWANKVLKDYLLKGYSLNKRMNRIEESVNSLVKKVDVIDLQINTNLPPKQGIFYDGQVFDAYVFVADLIKSAKQSILLIDNYIDESVLQVFTKRKQNVSVNIYTKNITKILKQDLEKHNKQHPKIQIKKFTKAHDRFLIIDKTTVYHFGASLKDLGKKWFAFSKMEMEAMEMIANLRSLSGGETKNGGGDE